CACTTGCGCCTTCATGCGCGCGAGAAGATCGAGGACTGATTGGCGCGAAACATGGAGGTCCGCGCCGGGATGGTCTTGCCTGGCGACGAGCAGTCCCATTCGAATATAGCGGCGGATGGTTTGATCCGACAGGTGCAGCATCTCCGCGGCGTCCCACGGGCAGATCCATAGGCCGGCTGATGCTTGGCTCACGGCACGAAACAGTACTGCCGCCGCCGCGGGAGCGCTGTGATCGTTGGGCGGTACGCATCAGGTTAGTAACGTCGGCGGTGATGGCGGCGATCCTCATCAGTGCTTCGCCTCGCCGGCGGCTGCACTGAACCACGCGATCATGCGGCCGATCACGGTGCAGCCATCGGTCGGCTTAATATTCTCGCGGACTCTCTCGCGCTCGCGCTCGTAAAGTCCCTCTTCGTTCGGCTCTGGATCGTCTGCCGCAGGGAGTTCCTCCAGTCCCTTCTCTCGTCTGATTCGTCTCCACTTCCACTGCACACTGTCCTGAAAGAACTGCTTACGCGCTTGCGAGTGCTTGTACCCGATCACAACCGGCTCATGTTTGAAAGAGCCCAGCGGACCCAGCGCGGCACCCCATAGAAAGCGATCCCAAGGCAGCTCCGAGAACTTCAGGAGTCCCATGCACGGACCCCAGTGCCATTCCCCCACACCAAGCGAAGCCGGTAACACCGAGGGGTCGAGGTGAACCAACACCACCTTGTTCCATAAAGATTGGAGCTTGGTACTGGAGCGATCCACCACCACGATGTCGCCGGGGGCAAACACAATCCCTTCCGCGTCGCGGTCTACACGTAAGGCCACAGTGGAGGCGCGGTTGACCACGCGGGCTGCGGAGAACCGAAATACTTGGCCACTTTCGAGCTTTGCCTGAGGCCCGCGCTCCGCTTCATCGATTGAGAGCAGCGGAAGCTCGATCATCTCGCCGGGCATCGCCGGCAGCCCGCGCGCCTTCAGTCGTTCTTCGACAACAGATTCGACTGTTTCTATGTCCTGGCCCGCCTGCTCCCAGAACCACATTGAGTACTCGCGCATGGCCGATCTCGCTGCCAAGTTGCCCATTCGCATGTAGGTTTCCGGCGTTGGGGTGGCGCGGCCCTTTTCCCAGGACGAGACAACTGGCTGAGTGACGTCGAAGGCTTCCGCAAAGTCCTCTTGGGTGGTTTCTTTCCCCATCGCCTGCCTAAGGGCGAGGATCATCTCCCCCGGTGCCTTCTTCTCGGCTTTGCGCTCGCGTTTCATTGTGCTTGACTCACCTCGCCATCAGTGGTACAAATATCACGTTATTCCCATGGCCGCTATTCCCAAAACACGGGAAAATTTCGGAATCGGGCGCTGCTCCCGCACGGAAGACCTCGATGCCGAACTGCGCCGGCTCATCAGCCGCATGATCAAGGACTCGCCGAAAAAGCGGAAGGAAATTGCGGCGGAAATGAGTGTACGCCTGCCGCGACCGGTCAGCGAGTCGATGCTGAATGACTTTACCCGCCCTGGGAAAAAGGCGGCGCGGTTCCCGGCGGTATTCGTTCCGGTCTTCTCCCAAGTCGTCGGTGACGACAGGCTTCAGCGCTACCTGCTCGGCCCACGCCTCCGTAAATTGCTGGATTTTGCTGAAAGGGAACTCCGCGCCAGGAGCGATCAGCGCGAACGCGATCGGCTCAGGCGAGAATTGTTACAAGAGGATGGCAAGCCATGACCGCACCTCGCCAGCAAACGTCGAAGCCGCGCACCGCGGCCGAGCGGCTGACCGCGATCGTGCCTCTGGTCGAATACCTAACCCGAAAGGCTGCTGGGCGCGCGCCGGCGGTCACGCTAGCGGACGGTTCCGTGCCGCGCACGTCAGAAGATGTTGCACACGACATTGCAGGCCAGCGGGGTATTTCACGCGGTAGTGTGTGGCGGTGGTACATGCTTTTCGAGCGAGCCGGCGGTTGCTCCGCCTATGCCGCCCTGGCGCGCCGCACTCGCTCCGACAAAAACAGGCGCAGGTATTTCGAAGCTCGTCCTTATGTTGCGGAGCTGCTCGCGCGTCTGGTCCTCCGAAAAAAACTCTCCCCCAAAGCCGCGCACGATTCGATCCGGAGTCACATTTCTCAGCCTCCTTGTCTTTCAACCGTGCTCGCTGAAGTACGGCGGCTTCGGCCGCGCTCCCGCGCCGCGCGCCGCCACGAAAGAAAAGGCGGTCGGGCGTGAGTGAACTTTGGCTCAACCACGAAACCCTGATTCGGCTGACGAACTGGTCCGATCGCACAATCAGGGAGAAGCGTCAACATAATGAGGTTGTGTTTCGCGAGCGTCCTGGCCGCGAGCGCAACGGCCGGCGCGCGTTCGAATACGCGGCCTCCTCTTTGCCGCCCGAGGGACAGCGAAAGATGTACCGGCTCCAGCTCGCCGCGTCCACCGCCGCCGACACGACTCAGGCGCTGACAACACCGGCCGCGCAGTCCGCGTTGTTCCTGCCATCGGACGCGGAGGCCGGCAACGCGCGGATCGCACTTAGCCCCGAGCAGCGGAAAATCGCCGAGCAACGGTTGGCTCCGGTCAAGACAATGATGGAAGTAAAGCGGCGGCTGCACGCGCGCTCGCCGATGACCATCACCTTGGGCGACGGGCGGATGATCGACACGGAACGGGCATGGGCCGATTACCTGGGCGAGCAGCACGACGTTTCGGGGCGGACTATTTTTCGATGGGTCCGCCGCTTCCGCCACTTCGGCCTGGCCGGGCTGGCCGATGGCATCCGCGCCGACAAAAACAAATCGCGTTGGTTTCAGGAGCACCCAGAGCAAGCCGTTTTCGCGCAGCGCAAGTACTTCCATGAGCGCCTCTCCTGTCAGCTCACCTATGAAGCCATGAAGCGCGAGTTCGGCGACGCCCTGAGGCGCAAATGCAAAGACAGCGACCGCGTTTGCGATCTGAACTATGACACCGTTCGCCAGTTTCTTAACGCGCAGCCGAAGCCGCTGGCGATCATGGCGCGCGAAGGCGAAGCCGAATACCACGAGCGTTGCGCGCCCTACATTGTTCGCGGCTACATCGATCTGCGGGTGAACCAGTGCTGGTGCTCAGACCACATGACGCATGACGTGTGGGTGCAGAACGCGGGCTACTTCCCCGGCATCGGCCACGACGATGCTGTGCGTCCGTGGCTCTCCTGCTGGATGGACCTGCGGTCGAGAAAAATCGTTGGCGCCGTCTGGTATCACACGCCCAGCTCGTACACCGCGGGTTCTGCGCTGCGCCTGGCGCTGGTGGAGAACGGCGTCCCAGAGACAGGTTATCTCGACAACGGGGCTGATTACAAAAAGCTGGGGCGTGAGAATTCGCTGGAGCCCGAAACCGAAGGCGTGCTCGCCCGGCTCGGCATCCAGATCACGAACGCGATCCCCTACAACGCGCAAGCGAAGCCGGTGGAATCGTGGTTCGGAAACCGGCTCCACGAGCGCTTCGACAAACTGTGGAAGGGCTTCTACTGCGGCAGTTCACCGACCACGCGCCCCGAAGATTGCAGCGAGAACCTCGCGCGTCACAAGGCATGGAGAGAAGGGAAGGCGCCGACGTCACCGCTGCCGCCGGCGAGCGAATTTGTTGTGCTGGCCCGCGACTTCATACGCGAATACAACAACGACCTTCCGCATCGCGGGCTCGGCATGGAGGGACGCACGCCGCAAGCTGTGTTCGACGCGCTGCTGCCTGCGGACCAGCGCAAGCCGGTAGCCGACACCGCCGCGCTGGACGCCCTGCTCTGGGATCGGCAAAAACGGCGCGTATCCGAGGGCGGCTGTGTCCAGATTTACAACGCGCGATATGAGCCCGCCGACAACGATTCGCGCGTGCGCCTTTTTATGGAAATCGAACACGACATCCTGGTCGCATGCGACCCGACCAACCTTGGCGAAGCGCTTGCGCTTGACCAGGACGGCCGCCTGATCGGCCGGCTGGTGGCACAGAAGCTGATGGCGCAAGGTCCGGTTTCACACGAAGACATCAAGGTCCGCATGAAGCTCCAGCGGAAGCTGAGGCGCGCGACGAAGGATACGATCGCCATCCTCGGCTACGGAATCGAGAGTGAACTCGACGTGCGGCGGCGCCGCGCCGGCATTGGCCCTGCGGCGGCCGCGGTCGCCATGCCGCGCCAGCTCCCCGCGGCGGTGGGCGGCAGTCTCGCGGTGCGAGAGCCCGTCGAGTTCATTGACGACCTGGGCGAGCGGTTTGCAGGGAGGGACTGACCAATGGCTCTTTCCGTCGCATTCAAAGCCGCGCTCGCAGAGCGTCCCCAGCCCGATGAAACCCGGCTGCGGGCGCGCATGCAGACCTTCATGGCGGCGCACGGCCTCACCGACCGCGACCTCGGAATGCTCACCGGCTATTCCCGCGTCGCCATCTCGCACTTCCGGCTCGGCCGCTATGGCCACGTCTCCGCCAACCAGTCGGCGCTCATGGACGCGATCGACGCTGCCATCTCCGACGACAAAGAGGATCTCGACGACGAGCCCACCGGCAAGCTCTACACCCACACCCTGGATTACAAATTCCTGCGCCAAGCATTTTATTCGGCGCTCAACAATGGCTTCGCCTACCACGTTCACGGCAATCCGGGAACGCAGAAGTCGTATATCGGCCGCGCGCTGAAGAACGAAGTGGAGGCGGCCGAAGCGAACCTGAACGGCAAGGCGCGCCGCGTCATCTGGGTTGAACCGCTCGACCAGATCGCGCCGCTGGAATTCTTGAAACAGATTGCGGCCGGATGCGGGCTGTTCCCCAGCGGCAGCAAAACCCAGCTCGTGCTGAAGATCCGCTACGCGCTCGCCGGCCGGCGCTCGCTGCTGGTGCTCGATGAAGCGCAGCGCCTTTCGCCCGCCTGCCTGGAGGCCATTCGCCCACTGCTCGATCACAAGCCCTATGTCGGCATGCTCTTCATGGGCTCGCACAACCTGAACCTCACCTTCGAGCGCTTCGACCTGGCGCAGTGGCACGACCGGATTCGCAAAGGCAAGGAACTCCCCGGACTGAGCGAAGAAGAATCGCAGGTCATCTTGCGCGCGGAAATGCCGTGGCTGAATGCTGCCGAGCGCAAGGACCTGATCGAGCGTTCCCGGCGCGACGATCTCGGGGCGCTGTTGCTCATGAGCCGTGGCCGCCGCCGGCGCCCGCTGCCCGCGGCGGACGAGATCCCTACCTACATCAACGCGCGCCGTCTCTTCGGGGCCATCCAGGTATCGCAACAGAGGCGCGCCGCCCGCAGCGAACGCGCGGATGCGCGAGACTAAAGGAGACACGATGCCATCCGCCGCGCAACTTCGAACCCTGCAGACGCTCTATAAGATGTGCGCCCCTCGATCCCTCGACTTCGGCGGCGCCGATCCGCGCGCGGAGCGCCTGGCATGGGCAACGAAGGCGATCGGGCGTAAGATCGATTCCTTTTCCGATCTTAGTGACCGCGAAGCCGGAACCCTGATCGACATGCTGAAGGGCCTGGCCGGGCAAGCGGTTGAACCGCCGAAGCGCTGGATACGTCCACGCGATCGGCATCACGCACGCGCGTTCGCAACGCACGGTCGCCGCGATCGGAGCGGCAATGACGAGGTGATGGCTTCAGCCGGCGATTTGGCCGCGGTCGAAGAGATGTGGCAGCGCCTCGGATGGACGCGAGCGCAGTTCGAGGCGTGGCTCACCGGCCCGAGTTCGCCGCTGGCGCCGAATTCAGGCACGGCGCTGCGCACCTGGTCGCAATTGCAGCCCGTGCGATGGGCGCTGAAGGCCCTGCTCAAGCGCGCTGGGTTGTGGAGGTCCAGCGCGAAGCGCAGCCGGCGCGCGGCGTAGACTTCAGACTGAAAGCGGCTCCGCCGGGTGCATGAAACACCCGACGAAGCCTGGCGGGAAGCGTGGGATTGGCACGCAACACGTTGACCGCATTTTAATCTACTTAGCGTGCCTCAGAGGCGGCGCCCCGCGCGCCGCACGGAGGCAACAATATGAAGCCGAGTCGGAAAGAGAAGAAAACCGCAAAACCCCCAACCCCGCGAAAGACGCGCCTGGCGCACCATTTCATCGCAAAACTCCCGCCGCCGGGTCCTGCTACGGGTGAAAAAGTCAGGCGGCGATCATTGAAGGCCGGCGATACACAGTGGGAAATCACAGCGCGGCCCGACGCTGAGTATGACTACTTCGACATCGGGATTCGCGAACCGAACGGAGACGTGCTGCTGATCGGACAAACCTGGAACGAGGACGATGCCAAGCTGCTGATCGCTGCCGGGGCTGCACTAGGAGCGGCCAGGAATTCGGACAAGGGCGAGATGCTCCAACTGCGGCACTCGATCGATGGCGTCATCGATTTATGGCCGGCGCGGTTCGCAAAGAAAAATCTCCTCCCGAACAAGATCGTGGATCACATCTACTTCGCACACTTCCTCACTCATGCTGTGCTGCCGGCGCAAGTGGCACAGCGCACGACGGGCGTACCGGCGAGCCTGCTGATCGCGGAGGCAGTGACGGAGTTCGGCACCGAAGGGCGTGAGATCGGGGTCCATTCAGACGGGGACTTTAAGATTGGCCGGGTTGGCATCGATGCGTGGTTTCTCGCCTTGGCGAAGCGTCGCAAAAAAACAGTGGCGCTGGCGCCAGCGCTCGCGGTTGCGGGCGACCGCTCCGCCTTCATCGAAGAGATTCGAAAATGTGAGGGCGTGTGGGAACCTCGGGTCCGCGGCGGGATCCTGCAAACGCTCGCCTACTACGATCTCCAGGACTGCGACCTGCCGAGGCCAGGACGACTGGAAGATTAGACCGCCGGACCGTGTCTCCGGTGATGCCGGCGCTTCCGCGCCGGCTTTTTTTTTGCCGAACCAGCCAAGGTATCACGTCCTCGAAAAGTTGCATTTTTCGTCCCACGAGCACCGCCGTTGGATTGCCGCTTGTCTGCCGCGATTTTCGACCGTTGCCGCCTTGTAACTCCCGTGCGCTCAGACGGTTATAGGCTCCGCACGGGCGTCAGAAGGCGTTGCCGTTGGATTGCCGCTTTACAATTCTCTAAGTTGTTGATTCTGTAGGAAACGATGTGCCGAAATAGCTGAGTTGCTGACACGTAATTCCCGTTTTGCGGTTCGGCGGTTCATCCGACTTCCTGCCTCACAGGTCACTGATTCAGCGGCGCTTAACCCGCGAAGTCCCGCCGTATCCCTCCACCTCCCGCTGCTGACATACAATTCCCGTACTCACAGTCGTAGCACGAACATTGTCGCAACCGTGGGTGTCAGTTATTCAGTAAGTAGTTCCTGACAAACTGACGCACTGAGCTACTGACCGACTGCTTCCATGCCTTGTCGACCACTGACCACTTACTCATTCGGCGGTCGCTTGTTCAGCGCCGGGCTCTCGCGCGTGCCGGTTTCGGTGTTGGCCACCGGCGCAGGTTTCCAGGCACTGGCGTTCTCGGGCGCGGAGGGGCTGACGCCGAAATCCCAGACATACATGTTGACGTCCTTGCCCAGCATCTCCACCAGCGCGTACTCGCCGGGGTCGAGTGGTTGTACCGGGACCACCTTGGTCCACTGGCTGTTCAGCGTCTCGGAGCGGGTCTGGACGTAATTTTGCTTCTGGCTCACTTTCCCATACACGGCGATTTCAACGGCGCCGACCACGCGCGCATCTTTCTTGGAGGTGGCGCGCACGATGCGGAAATGGTCGGAGAGGTCCCGAGCACCGGGGCCGGTGCGGGCATCCTGGTCGGCGTCAATGTTGACGTAAATCGCGGGTTGCGGGACGTGCGCCTGCACCGCCGCGCGCGGACCCTTGATTTCAATCGTCTGCTTGGCCTTCGACAGCGGATTGATGGCGGCGCGCAGGATGTTGCTCTTGCGATTCTGATTGAGCTGGCCGCCGTTTTGCACCAGTTCGATCAGTTCCGGGTTGTCACGATAAACGTCGAGCAGGAAGATGCCGCCTTGCGAGGGCAGGCGCAGGCCGGGCTTGATCTCTGGGGACTTCTCCTCTTCCAGCCGGCGCTCGGCCTCTTCCTCGGCGTCCACGGCGGCGGCCTCGGCGCTCTTCTTTGGCTCCCCCTGGCCCAGTTCGTATTTATTCGTGGCGTCCCAATCCACCAGGGAGACTGGAAGGTCTTCCCACTCGGAGCGCTCGGTACTCATGTAATGCACGCGCTCGCCGATCAGCTCGCATTTGCTTGCCGTCTGGTAGTTGCCGTCCTTGAGCACGATGCGGTGCGAGGGACTGTCGGGAAGGGAGAAGGGGCAAGGCTTGGGGGCAGGCTCCGCCGCAGCGGGCTTGGCCGGCGGCTTGGATTTTGGCGAGCCAGTGCGCTGGGCCGGCGAGGAAAGGGAGATCAGCAGGCCAAAGGCGACGACGAGACCCCGAGACAAAACCGGCCAGCGCATGATCAAATTATCCGCTTTCTTCCGAAGCTCTGCATGGTTAGACCACGGAACAACGCGAAAGTCGCGTCGCTATTGCACCTATATTGGTGCATTGTGAGGCGTTCCTTTTCGCACCTTTTTCTGGCATAATTGGTCGTGCACCCCACAAGCGGTTCCCAGGCAAACCCCAACCACGGCCTGGGCGAAGTATCCTTCAAAAATTCAGCGCGAGAGGTCGAAGCGTGTCGGCCAAATACATCTTCATAACCGGTGGTGTGGTTTCTTCCCTGGGCAAGGGCCTGGCGGCGGCGTCAATCGGATGCCTCCTGGAGAGCCGGGGCCTCAAGGTCAACCTGCAGAAATTCGATCCCTATCTCAACGTGGATCCCGGGACGATGTCGCCGTTTCAGCACGGAGAAGTCTTCGTCACCGACGACGGCGCGGAGACCGACCTCGATCTCGGCCACTACGAGCGCTTCACCCACGCCAAGCTGACCCGCGACAACAATTGGACCACGGGAAAGATTTACGAGCAGATCATCGCCAAGGAACGGCGCGGCGATTACCTGGGCAAGACGGTGCAGGTGATTCCGCACGTCACCAATGAAATTAAAGCGGCGATGAAAAAGGTCTCGACGGATGTAGACGTGTGCATTATCGAGATCGGCGGCACGGTGGGCGATATCGAATCGCTGCCGTTCATCGAGGCCATTCGCCAGATGCGCCAGGACCTGGGGCGCGAACGGACGCTGTTCGTGCATGTGACGCTGGTGCCCTTCATCGGCGCCGCCGGCGAACTGAAGACCAAGCCGACGCAGCACTCGGTGAAGGAATTGCTGAGCGTCGGCATTCAGCCCGACATCCTGCTGTGCCGCACCGACCGCTTCCTGTCGAAGGACATCAAGCAGAAGATCGCGCTGTTCTGCAACGTGGAAGAAGAAGCGGTGATTACCGCCATCGACGTCAACTCGATCTACGAGGTGCCGCTGACCTTCGCGCGCGAGGGCGTCGACAAGCTGGTGCTGCGCTACCTGCACATTGACGGCGGAGTGCGCGACATCAGCCGCTGGGAAGAGCTGCTGAGCCGGGTCAACAATCCGAAGGACGAGGTCTCGATCGCGCTGGTCGGCAAGT
This is a stretch of genomic DNA from Terriglobia bacterium. It encodes these proteins:
- a CDS encoding helix-turn-helix domain-containing protein, with protein sequence MSQASAGLWICPWDAAEMLHLSDQTIRRYIRMGLLVARQDHPGADLHVSRQSVLDLLARMKAQVNAPRDPRKP
- a CDS encoding helix-turn-helix domain-containing protein → MKRERKAEKKAPGEMILALRQAMGKETTQEDFAEAFDVTQPVVSSWEKGRATPTPETYMRMGNLAARSAMREYSMWFWEQAGQDIETVESVVEERLKARGLPAMPGEMIELPLLSIDEAERGPQAKLESGQVFRFSAARVVNRASTVALRVDRDAEGIVFAPGDIVVVDRSSTKLQSLWNKVVLVHLDPSVLPASLGVGEWHWGPCMGLLKFSELPWDRFLWGAALGPLGSFKHEPVVIGYKHSQARKQFFQDSVQWKWRRIRREKGLEELPAADDPEPNEEGLYERERERVRENIKPTDGCTVIGRMIAWFSAAAGEAKH
- a CDS encoding ATP-binding protein encodes the protein MALSVAFKAALAERPQPDETRLRARMQTFMAAHGLTDRDLGMLTGYSRVAISHFRLGRYGHVSANQSALMDAIDAAISDDKEDLDDEPTGKLYTHTLDYKFLRQAFYSALNNGFAYHVHGNPGTQKSYIGRALKNEVEAAEANLNGKARRVIWVEPLDQIAPLEFLKQIAAGCGLFPSGSKTQLVLKIRYALAGRRSLLVLDEAQRLSPACLEAIRPLLDHKPYVGMLFMGSHNLNLTFERFDLAQWHDRIRKGKELPGLSEEESQVILRAEMPWLNAAERKDLIERSRRDDLGALLLMSRGRRRRPLPAADEIPTYINARRLFGAIQVSQQRRAARSERADARD
- a CDS encoding CTP synthase, which produces MSAKYIFITGGVVSSLGKGLAAASIGCLLESRGLKVNLQKFDPYLNVDPGTMSPFQHGEVFVTDDGAETDLDLGHYERFTHAKLTRDNNWTTGKIYEQIIAKERRGDYLGKTVQVIPHVTNEIKAAMKKVSTDVDVCIIEIGGTVGDIESLPFIEAIRQMRQDLGRERTLFVHVTLVPFIGAAGELKTKPTQHSVKELLSVGIQPDILLCRTDRFLSKDIKQKIALFCNVEEEAVITAIDVNSIYEVPLTFAREGVDKLVLRYLHIDGGVRDISRWEELLSRVNNPKDEVSIALVGKYVEYEDSYKSLKEALVHGALSQNLKLNVSWIEAEGLETKGPEYESQLESYDGILVPGGFGKRGIAGMLNGIRFAREHKVPYFGICLGMQTACIEFARNVVGLENANSSEFDPATPHRIIYKLRELRGVEELGGTMRLGAWICKLEPGSLAAQAYGTNEISERHRHRYEFNREYEQPLIAAGLRISGATPDGTYVEIVELPQEEHPYFLGCQFHPEFKSKPLEPHPLFVAFIKAAYENRQRRREQRSAAEVEMFLRPEKVSRS